One segment of Pangasianodon hypophthalmus isolate fPanHyp1 chromosome 10, fPanHyp1.pri, whole genome shotgun sequence DNA contains the following:
- the LOC113545069 gene encoding procathepsin L, producing the protein MRMRVLLIVTTLVALTSAASVSLEDLEFNAWKLKFGKIYKSVEEESQRKMTWLENRKVVLVHNMLADQGIKSYRLGMTKFADMDNQEYRESVLKGCLRSFNATKRHSAATFFRKAGGAALPDTVDWREMGYVTEVKDQGYCGSCWAFSATGSLEGQTFRKTRNLVSLSEQQLVDCSYENFGCDGGWVDKAFEYIIYNSGIDIEEYYPYEARDGSCRFNPATVGAACTGYEYIRSGDEYDLQEAVATIGPISVAIDASQSSFQLYDSGIYYEPMCSSTQLDHAVLVVGYGTVDQIWQRQDYWLVKNSWGLGWGENGYIRMSRNNFNQCGIATDAMYPLV; encoded by the exons ATGAG AATGAGGGTTTTGCTTATCGTCACCACTCTTGTGGCTCTGACCAGTGCAGCCAGCGTCTCTCTGGAAGACCTGGAGTTCAATGCCTGGAAATTGAAGTTTG gtaAGATCTATAAGTCTGTAGAGGAGGAGTCTCAGCGTAAGATGACTTGGCTGGAAAATCGCAAAGTGGTCCTGGTACACAACATGCTGGCCGACCAGGGCATTAAGAGCTACAGACTTGGCATGACCAAATTTGCAGACATG GATAACCAGGAATACAGAGAATCTGTGTTAAAAGGCTGTCTGAGGTCCTTCAACGCGACCAAGAGACACAGTGCAGCTACATTCTTCCGAAAGGCAGGCGGAGCTGCTCTTCCAGATACTGTGGACTGGAGGGAAATGGGCTATGTGACTGAGGTTAAGGACCAGGGATATTGTGGCTCTTGTTGGGCCTTCAGTGCG ACAGGGTCACTGGAAGGTCAGACATTTAGGAAGACGAGGAATCTGGTGTCTCTGAGTGAGCAGCAATTGGTGGACTGCTCATATGAAAACTTTGGTTGCGATGGAGGCTGGGTGGATAAAGCCTTTGAATACATTATCTACAACAGTGGAATTGACATAGAAGAGTACTACCCTTATGAGGCCAGA gATGGGTCCTGCAGGTTTAATCCAGCCACTGTGGGAGCTGCCTGCACTGGCTATGAATATATAAGAAGTGGAGATGAGTATGATCTACAGGAAGCTGTGGCCACCATCGGACCCATTTCTGTTGCCATAGACGCAAGTCAGAGTTCCTTCCAGCTCTATGACTCTG GTATCTATTATGAGCCAATGTGTAGCAGCACTCAGCTGGATCATGCTGTCCTGGTTGTTGGTTATGGCACAGTCGACCAGATATGGCAAAGACAAGACTACTGGCTGGTCAAGAACAG CTGGGGTCTTGGCTGGGGTGAAAATGGCTATATCCGGATGTCAAGGAACAATTTTAACCAGTGTGGCATTGCGACAGATGCCATGTACCCTCTGGTTTAA
- the LOC128316977 gene encoding procathepsin L-like has translation MRVLLIVTTLLALASAVSVSLEDLEFNDWKLKFGKIYKSVEEESQRKMIWLENRKLVLVHNMLADQGIKSYRLGMTYFADMSNQEYRESVFKGCLGSFNRTKRHSTSTFLRGGGILPKTVDWRKKGYVTEVKDQQDCGSCWAFSATGSLEGQTRRKTGKLVSLSEQQLVDCSRQYGNFGCLGGWMNSAFEYIKDNNGIDTEESYPYEASDNDCRFNPATVGATCTGYVNIKSRDEKALQEAVATIGPISVAIDAGHMSFQLYTSGIYDEPDCSSTELDHGVLAVGYGREQKKAYWLVKNSWGLGWGDNGYIKMSRNKNNQCGIATNASYPLV, from the exons atgaGGGTTTTGCTTATCGTCACCACTCTCCTGGCTCTGGCCAGTGCAGTCAGCGTCTCTCTGGAAGACCTGGAGTTCAATGATTGGAAACTGAAGTTTG GTAAGATCTATAAGTCTGTAGAGGAGGAGTCTCAGCGTAAGATGATCTGGCTGGAAAATCGTAAGCTGGTCCTGGTACACAACATGCTGGCTGATCAGGGCATTAAGAGCTACAGACTCGGAATGACCTACTTTGCAGACATG AGTAACCAGGAGTACAGAGAGTCTGTGTTTAAGGGCTGCCTGGGATCCTTCAACAGGACCAAGAGACACAGTACATCTACATTCCTCCGAGGGGGAGGTATTCTGCCCAAAACTGTGGACTGGAGGAAAAAGGGCTATGTGACTGAGGTTAAGGACCAGCAGGATTGTGGCTCTTGCTGGGCCTTCAGTGCG ACAGGGTCACTGGAAGGTCAGACTCGAAGGAAGACGGGGAAGCTGGTGTCACTGAGTGAGCAGCAGTTGGTGGACTGCTCCAGGCAATACGGGAACTTTGGGTGCTTGGGAGGCTGGATGAATTCAGCTTTTGAATACATTAAAGACAACAATGGAATTGATACAGAGGAGTCCTATCCTTACGAGGCCAGT GATAATGATTGCAGGTTTAATCCAGCCACTGTGGGAGCCACCTGCACTGGctatgtgaatataaaaagtagAGATGAGAAAGCTCTACAGGAAGCTGTGGCCACCATCGGACCCATTTCTGTTGCCATAGATGCAGGCCACATGTCCTTCCAGCTCTATACATCTG GTATCTACGATGAGCCAGACTGTAGCAGCACTGAACTGGATCATGGTGTCCTGGCTGTTGGTTATGGCAGGGAACAAAAAAAAGCCTACTGGCTGGTCAAGAacag ctggGGTCTTGGCTGGGGTGACAATGGCTACATCAAGATGTCAAGGAACAAGAATAACCAGTGTGGTATTGCCACAAATGCCAGCTATCCTCTGGTTTAA